In Crinalium epipsammum PCC 9333, the following are encoded in one genomic region:
- a CDS encoding IS200/IS605 family element transposase accessory protein TnpB, with translation MPTLTYVKGLPTPAEELNGLGFTEFEMFLAALSSVFHKAACETANYLHRSESFNKSSWNTHLQKSYSISKRYANGVISYSQGAVDASREHRKLHIKTLQGKLKSISAWITKSEKKLKDAQKFYAKKNWHKSKNGCRFPLSCSLEYRDTNWQNLRFQLHNKKRRAYQLAQQIEHLKTVSIQVAIPKNQVYIVGSKDESFGNQVCQWDGDVLKFRVPACLEPKFGKYVQTNLGNFDRNINRLPNTGAKTGHFFRSCGKWNAAVQFTPAPVQRISRHSAYGCIGIDMNPGSIGWAYVDSDGNLKAHGKIPLLMGLPSGKQDAQIVDACLQLATLANTYACPIVCEELDFSTKKEQLGERGRKYARMLSGWAYSRFYELLESILSNRGIYLMKVNPAYTSVIGLVKYARQYGLASDEAAATSIARRGMRLSEKLPNSITAYLSVKDGKHVWSQWNQLNNLIKKSSIKRHSFYAISNWESLVKQWSEQSELL, from the coding sequence ATGCCCACTCTCACGTATGTTAAAGGATTACCAACTCCAGCAGAAGAACTTAACGGTTTAGGTTTTACCGAATTTGAGATGTTTCTCGCTGCTTTAAGTTCGGTATTTCATAAAGCTGCGTGTGAGACAGCTAATTATCTTCATAGGAGTGAGTCATTCAACAAATCTAGCTGGAATACTCATTTGCAAAAAAGTTATAGTATTTCAAAACGTTATGCTAATGGTGTAATTTCATACTCACAAGGTGCTGTCGATGCAAGTAGAGAACATAGAAAACTGCACATTAAAACTTTACAAGGTAAACTTAAATCTATTTCTGCTTGGATTACTAAATCTGAGAAAAAACTGAAAGATGCCCAAAAATTCTACGCCAAGAAAAATTGGCATAAATCTAAGAACGGATGTAGATTTCCTCTATCCTGTTCCCTTGAATATCGTGATACTAATTGGCAGAACTTACGTTTTCAGCTTCACAATAAAAAGCGTCGTGCTTATCAGTTAGCCCAACAAATAGAGCATTTAAAAACTGTATCAATTCAAGTAGCTATCCCCAAAAATCAAGTTTATATTGTTGGTTCCAAAGATGAAAGTTTTGGTAATCAAGTTTGCCAATGGGATGGTGATGTTCTTAAATTCCGTGTTCCTGCTTGTTTAGAACCCAAGTTTGGCAAGTATGTACAAACGAATTTAGGAAATTTTGACCGGAATATTAATCGACTACCTAACACTGGTGCTAAAACAGGGCACTTCTTCCGCTCATGTGGTAAATGGAATGCAGCAGTACAGTTTACTCCTGCGCCAGTGCAACGTATTTCCAGACACTCAGCTTATGGTTGCATTGGGATTGATATGAATCCTGGTTCAATTGGTTGGGCTTATGTTGACAGTGATGGAAATCTCAAAGCTCATGGAAAAATCCCTTTGCTTATGGGTTTACCCTCTGGTAAACAAGATGCTCAAATTGTCGATGCTTGTTTGCAATTAGCCACATTAGCTAATACTTATGCTTGTCCAATTGTTTGTGAAGAATTAGACTTTTCTACCAAAAAAGAACAACTTGGTGAGCGTGGTAGAAAATATGCCCGAATGCTTTCTGGTTGGGCATATAGCCGATTCTACGAGTTACTTGAAAGTATTTTGAGTAACCGAGGTATCTACCTAATGAAAGTTAATCCAGCCTATACAAGCGTCATTGGTCTAGTCAAGTATGCGCGTCAGTACGGATTAGCTAGTGATGAAGCAGCAGCGACTTCTATTGCTCGTCGTGGTATGAGATTAAGTGAAAAACTACCAAACTCCATAACCGCCTATTTGTCCGTGAAGGACGGAAAGCACGTATGGAGCCAATGGAATCAACTGAATAACTTAATTAAGAAATCTAGCATCAAACGTCACAGTTTCTATGCTATTTCTAACTGGGAATCTTTGGTCAAACAATGGTCGGAGCAATCTGAATTATTGTAA
- a CDS encoding helix-hairpin-helix domain-containing protein, translating into MDTQSILLNQPQGEIVEVKSVKFEPSYDSPKLGGVAETEITDYKIQTARCGKIRVLVSLKQVELDGQMIAGAIVDIGAIHHNICVGEQIHLCKYTYERFGDHCEQPKFYLYLLRSDNYGKHSQFSIPEECPACKQSILKLEHDQPRCINTDCSSILPSMIRYWQPWIYYQLDYELINNLINQCEIKSLADLYRLKLEDFTNKANFEPEIAQKLLTELNNSRNYPWWKVLYSLRIRYVSVTEAKHLTKQFSSSEELLQADLDQLKLINNISEEIAESVYSWIILPSNRKLIQRLKTIGLKTSDKKNIFRETLKSVASEILQTIWNYIHEIRSKHCHQMSEQDLYKIENFESIAYEIDAQLKIDNLNIQQINLLIINLEKVNSSLSGLNRIEYFPSNTRFHEQIQSLILQGRNLLSVNESPVRSKTVSLTPDTINVFANHSKNQTDYLSNIYFPLAEKIEQSQISILQNQEQLIKNCINDYLTEEKLKIQKKESNLFAVQLELESTRNELKILRDENEKLALQNTQFSQERNDLLEQIKQLESQLSLANKEKHNLKSLLLQIQKENSKSFKEIQVQLKQIPEYNNQSSILLKLQEAQDGNATLLQDFGSQLDRIHQSTSQFKSQVEELQNQNSSLHSELDQTKQKLTEAQHRINELEDNNQLLKFEDQEKQIKLEEINEQLSQSQHQNSQLLSELQQSREEYNHLYKKRQDLQTQLQCINQSLQRQLFDESSQLSPYIQLLTEQLAVIYNQVIDDTQSLTSELKAEISVIRQQLEQPQTAPPELLKSLKEIQTNLLLQLSDSQNQLRQTQQERDIFPTELNRVTTELKQVCDQLELSEQNRLQLQNQLSETSGKLEKAQLETVQLQTQLAEVQLQLKQYQEQTAHYQTECKQLQQDLANTEEKLQQTQLELQNISEGLQGFINRMFQIDRKVKQNLKNFIYKEQ; encoded by the coding sequence ATGGATACTCAATCAATACTATTAAATCAACCTCAAGGGGAAATAGTTGAAGTCAAGAGCGTAAAATTTGAACCAAGTTACGATAGTCCTAAATTAGGAGGAGTAGCCGAGACCGAAATCACTGATTATAAAATACAGACAGCTAGATGCGGAAAGATTAGAGTTTTAGTTAGTTTAAAACAGGTAGAGTTAGATGGTCAAATGATTGCAGGAGCAATAGTTGATATTGGAGCTATACATCATAATATTTGCGTAGGCGAACAGATACATTTATGTAAATATACTTATGAGCGTTTTGGTGATCATTGCGAGCAGCCTAAATTTTACTTGTATTTACTAAGATCGGATAATTATGGCAAGCATTCACAATTTTCAATCCCTGAAGAATGTCCAGCTTGTAAACAATCAATATTGAAATTAGAACACGATCAACCTCGTTGTATCAATACAGATTGCTCCAGTATATTACCATCTATGATACGCTACTGGCAACCTTGGATATATTATCAACTAGATTATGAATTGATCAATAACCTTATTAATCAATGCGAAATCAAATCGTTAGCAGATTTATACAGACTAAAATTAGAAGATTTTACTAATAAAGCAAATTTTGAACCAGAAATAGCACAAAAATTATTAACTGAACTGAACAATTCAAGAAATTATCCTTGGTGGAAAGTATTATACAGCTTAAGGATTCGTTATGTATCAGTTACAGAAGCAAAGCATTTAACTAAACAATTTTCGTCTAGCGAGGAATTATTGCAAGCGGATCTCGATCAATTAAAATTAATTAATAATATTAGTGAGGAAATTGCTGAATCTGTATATTCTTGGATTATTTTACCTTCTAATCGAAAATTAATACAAAGGCTAAAGACAATTGGTTTAAAAACGTCCGATAAAAAAAATATATTTAGAGAAACTTTAAAATCAGTTGCCTCTGAGATACTCCAAACAATCTGGAATTATATCCATGAGATTAGGTCAAAACATTGCCATCAAATGAGCGAACAAGATTTGTATAAAATTGAAAATTTTGAATCAATCGCTTACGAAATTGATGCTCAGTTAAAAATAGATAATTTAAATATTCAACAAATAAATTTACTTATTATTAATCTTGAAAAGGTCAATAGTAGTCTTTCAGGATTGAATAGAATCGAGTATTTTCCATCCAATACAAGATTCCATGAACAGATTCAATCACTGATTTTACAAGGAAGAAATTTATTATCAGTTAACGAATCGCCAGTAAGGTCAAAAACTGTTTCTTTAACACCGGATACCATTAATGTGTTTGCTAACCATTCAAAGAATCAAACAGATTACTTGAGCAATATCTACTTTCCTTTAGCAGAAAAAATCGAGCAAAGCCAAATCAGTATTTTACAAAACCAAGAACAATTAATTAAAAACTGTATAAATGACTATTTAACAGAAGAAAAATTAAAGATTCAAAAAAAAGAGAGTAATTTGTTTGCAGTTCAATTAGAACTTGAATCGACTCGAAACGAGCTAAAAATACTTAGAGATGAAAATGAAAAATTAGCTTTGCAAAACACTCAATTTTCTCAAGAGAGAAATGATTTGTTGGAGCAAATCAAGCAACTAGAATCTCAATTATCCTTAGCAAATAAGGAAAAACACAATCTAAAATCTTTATTACTTCAAATTCAAAAAGAAAATTCTAAGTCATTTAAAGAGATACAAGTACAGTTAAAACAGATACCTGAATACAACAATCAATCTTCAATCCTACTTAAACTTCAGGAAGCTCAGGATGGAAATGCTACTTTGCTTCAAGATTTTGGCAGTCAATTAGATCGGATACATCAATCTACATCTCAATTTAAGAGTCAGGTAGAAGAACTTCAAAATCAAAATTCAAGTCTCCATTCTGAACTCGATCAAACTAAACAAAAATTAACCGAAGCGCAGCATAGAATTAATGAACTTGAGGATAATAATCAATTACTAAAATTTGAAGATCAAGAAAAGCAGATTAAACTTGAAGAAATTAATGAACAGCTATCCCAAAGTCAACACCAAAATTCTCAACTTCTATCTGAATTACAGCAATCCCGTGAAGAATATAACCACCTGTATAAAAAAAGACAAGATTTACAAACCCAACTTCAGTGCATCAATCAAAGCTTACAAAGGCAACTATTTGATGAATCATCACAGCTATCTCCTTATATCCAATTACTGACTGAACAACTAGCAGTAATTTATAACCAAGTAATTGATGATACTCAATCTTTAACCTCCGAATTAAAAGCAGAAATATCTGTAATTCGGCAACAGTTAGAACAGCCCCAAACCGCACCCCCAGAATTACTGAAAAGTTTAAAAGAAATCCAAACAAATCTTCTGTTACAGCTATCTGATAGCCAAAATCAACTACGACAAACTCAACAAGAGCGTGACATTTTCCCAACAGAACTTAATCGAGTTACAACCGAGCTAAAACAGGTTTGCGATCAATTAGAACTTTCTGAACAAAACCGATTACAGCTTCAAAACCAGCTATCGGAAACTTCAGGAAAACTTGAGAAAGCTCAACTAGAAACTGTACAACTGCAAACTCAGTTAGCAGAGGTGCAACTCCAACTCAAACAATATCAGGAACAAACAGCCCACTATCAAACTGAATGCAAACAACTACAACAGGACTTAGCCAATACTGAAGAAAAATTGCAGCAAACTCAACTGGAATTGCAAAATATAAGCGAAGGATTACAAGGTTTTATCAATAGAATGTTTCAAATTGATCGCAAAGTCAAACAAAACCTAAAAAATTTCATTTATAAGGAGCAATAG